Genomic DNA from Alicyclobacillus fastidiosus:
GGACATGTAACTCCCTACGAGGCTGTGAGGCGTTTCTGGTTGGAATGCAACTACTTATGCGACGACTTACTGCAACGAAATTCCGGTGAACGTGACGGGCCCAACGACATTCGCAGAGTTGAGCGATGGATTCGTCACCGTGGCGACGAGTTGGTATGAGTGGTAACCTGCCGGCACGTTTGAATCGACTGCCGAGAACGAGACCGTCTCATCTTGTGTGGCACTAACGGAAGCCTCGGCGAGTGTTGTAAAGATAACCCCTGTGTCTCTGATGATTGAAAACAGTACATCTGGGGTTAACAAGGTAGCTGAGATGCCTACAGTCGCCGACAAGAGTACCTTGTTAGGCGCTGCACCAGTGGCCACGCCAAACGCTGCAAGGACAATGTTCGAGGGTGTTCCAGGAATCGCTCGAGATAACGAACCATTGGTTGTTCCTGGGGTACTAGTACCTGCATCATATACAGTAAACATATAGATCATCTCCCTTACCTTTCCACAATATGTAGACAGGCTTGGAGATGTCTTGGCGCGTGACATTGATGACCAAATATTTTTGTTGGTACAAAACACTGTGAGACGATGCGGGCACGCGTTTATTTGTTAGGCCCAGCCTCATAGACTTGGAACTCCTCTATGGTGACTCCCCAATGATACCTATTGCCGATGTTCTCTTTCATTTTAGATAATTCTGCCTCACTCACCTTGGGTTCCTCGACTGTATCCCAGATTGTAATCCATTTGTGCTCGCCGTTTTCATAATCCGCAAGGAAGTTTGCTCCGACAAATCCATCTTGATCACAGAGCCATACCATCGCTTCATGCGCCATACGTTCGGACTCGTGTTTTGTATCTGGTCCCGTAACAAATGTAATCACATGTGCGTACATCGAGATCCCCCCCAAAAAGTCAACGTGATCGATTTCACGTTATGTGGTGGAGAAGGAGTTTGAACCTGACTATGGCCCTTATACGGTGCCAAAGCGATTGGACATGAAAAAGTATCACCTTGGTCCGCTGTCTCTCGACGCGCTCGCCGACGTAGGTCACAGTGGGCGCGGCTACCTTGTTAATGATCCGGTCGAATTCGTTTCCAAAGTGTAGTTCACGTAAGGTTCGCATAATCATTCCGTTGCCCGGATACACTGGTAACGACACAGACAGTGGGCATCCATTCATTATCGGCGATGATGATGGATGCCCTCTTTCTTTGTGATCCGCGCCCCAGTGCACCGGTGGGTGATGACATCTAAGGGCGTGGCTTTTTCATGCCCAGAAAACATGACTGTTTATATTTTGGACCGTATGTGCGTAAAGAAAAATCCGCCCTCTGTGCAGGGGCGGATAAGAATAAGGGCTTGAGATACCATAATACACTTCTTGGATGATCTTGCAACGCAATAGGTCGCGTCTATGAGCCCGGGCCCGATCCGGTGAGTTCTGTAGGTGTATATCGCACCATCCATCGGATATCCTAAAAATACTGAGTGCATGCTGCACGATGAAGGACCGCGCCCATCACGAGACGATTAAAGGGCGCGGTTTATCACTTCTTCTGAATTTCATCATTTTTCATTCGACCCCGGCACCATAAAGCCCAAAGCCCATATCCTACATTGAGTAAGACGCCATATAAGCTATGGTCAAGCAGGCAAACGATTGCAAATATAATACTGAGATAGATATCAAACGATAAGAAGCGTTTGTTTAATCGATAATAGCGTCTCACTGTAACACCCGTTTCGTTAACTCTTTGTGTTTATCTTTCCCGAGGCAGTGTGACGAGATACATCTCTCCATAAGTGGTGCGACATGCTTTGTTACCGATTCATTTGATCTGGAATTTCAATGATCGCCTCATTCTCAGTCCTCATGTTCACTCTCTTCCAAAGGCCATAGTTCATCCACTGTTGTACCGAGTGCCCGAGCGATCTTTTGGGCGTGTCTTAAAGTTGGTACGGTGCCATTGGCGATTCTACTTATTGTATTCCTTGGTATACCAGTCATCCGCATTAGGTCCTCTTGGAGAATACCCGCATGTACCAAAGCTAATTTCAATTTCGTTGGTTTACCCATCCTTTATCACCAAATGAATCATTCACCATATTCAGTGATCATTCCTCCTTTAAAATGATTTTTCACCATTGATGGAATATGGACAGGCTTTCTTGCAATATCCTCTTACCAGTCAGTGATTAGTCACAGCACTATCCAGTGAGTGGAGGGGATTGCATAGTTCAATTAGTTGCGGTTGATACGGGTAGAAGCGGTACAAAGGTCGTAACTGACGGAATGAGGGATTACTTCCCGTCAGTACTCGGTGAATTTCGTGAACTCCGACTTGAACGGAAAATGAACCGGACGGACATGGTCATTGAGTACAAAGATCAGCGTTACTACGTAGGTGAAGTTGCGCGTGATGAGTCTGTGTCCGGAGCGCAAATGATGGTTAAGACCAAAGCGCACCAGGATACGAAGATATTTGCTCTGGCCGCACTTCACCATGTTGTGCCGAACGGGGCGCATCTCTTCGTTGTCACCGGCGAGCCTATTGATAATCACACTGCTGGGGAAAAACTGCGTATGAAACAGTTGCTTCTGGGCAGTCACGACATCACGGTAAATGGGGAAGAGAAACATTTTGACATCGTGCGAGTGGAGGTAGCTGCAGAAGGTGCAACAGCGGGATGGGCACTCCACCGTCCAGGGCGTTACCACATAGTCGATGCCGGGAGTCGAACAGTCAACTTTGCAACAATGGATGGCGGTAGATGGATCGACCGGCTAAGCGGTTCCATGGATTTTGGCCTCGAAACGGGTCAAAACATAAGTCTCTCTATGTTCGCTCGTATGACTATCGCAGAGCTGTCGCGGCGGGTCGGCTCACTCGCACCAATTGTTCTCGTAGGAGGTAAAGCAGACGCACTGGTTGAGTACATGGAGCAATACACAAGCGACGTTGAAGCGCATCCCGATCCACTCTATGCAAACGCAAACGCTTTCTACGCATTGGGGGTGAAGGCACTTGAAACCGCAACAGCGCAGCAGTAAGTGTGCAATCGTCAATAAGACAGTAAGTTTCAATGTTGAAGACCCATATCAGGCTGAATTGCTCAAGAGAACACAGCAGTTCCCTAACTTTAGTGCCGCAGTTAAACGATGGCTTGCAGGGGAGAGTGTAGTTTCAATACCAATGGTCCAGTTGCAAAGTGAAGCCGCTTCAGTTGCACAGGCGGTCGTTCAGCCTCAAGAAATAGAGTTCGACCCAGTTAGTGCTTTGTTCTAGCACTAGTCACTGACCAGTCAGGAACTAATCATTGACCGGTAGTGGGGGAGGGTGGGTTGGGTACCCCGTACCGGACATATTTTGGCTCCATCGATAAGGAGGGGCGTGAGTGAGCAGGGGAGACAAGAAAGTTCAATTTGCTCCGTATGTACCAATTTGGAGCAAGGAAACAGTGGTCTGTATCAGCAAACACTTGAACCTGCCGATGGGAGACACAGCGGGCGCTCTGGTGATGGAAGCGCAACGGCACATGACCGTGTTAGACAGATTGTCAGTGTTCTTCTGGAGGACGCTACGGCGAGGTGACACCGTTTGGCCGGGACGCGATGACAGGGACGACATCAAGACTCTTATCGACTTTCCATACGACAAGTGTGAACGCCTAAAGTTTCGACTTACATCTGAGGACCGACACCTGGTCGATGATCTCTTAATGGCTCTGGCCGTTTCTGCCGACCACATGATGGCCGCCCTGCTGCTTATCGCAGTACAAGAGCCGCGGATAGTACGCGTTATCGCGCCGCGCTTTGTACCGCGTAGTCGCTACTCAATTGAGAGGAGAGTTGCCAAATGGCATGGATCTTCAGTCCGATACTAAACGTTCCACGTGTGACCATGAAGAAATTCGAGGACTTGGTCGAGGAGGTTACGTACATCGAATCTGGTCGGGAGTTAGATGGAACCCAGGCACGCGTCATGGCCGAGCAACTCATGATTCGTGTGCTCAATGAATATGTCGACCAGCACTTTGGCGAATCGGCCAGATCGGCTGCCGAGATGTTTATCAATCGTAAGAGGATGGAACGTATGTTGTGTGACTAAGAATAGCGACCCGCGCTAGGTGATGAAGCGAAAAAGTGTTTCGAGATCCGAAGGTTAGAAATTTGTTAGAAGTCACCCTATGAAAACACGAAAGGGACCTCGGGCAAATCCCGAAGTCCCTTGCTATGCTTGGTGCCGAGAACCGGACTCGAACCGGTACGGGGTTGCCCCCGGCAGATTTTAAGTCTGCTGCGTCAATTTCGATTTTAAAAACGCGATAATATCGCGCTTAATCACGACTTTGCGATTGGTGCCGTGACGGACTACCGTCAGTATAACGCAGATTAACGCATGTGTGAACGCTAGATTGCGGTGTTCGGGCGGTGATTGGCCGTCATGCTCAGTCCTTGTCGTTTAAGTACAGCTTAACTCGCTTTCCATAGTGTAGTAATTGTTCAACACCGATCGAATTGTCCAAATACATACTAGGAACCACAAAATGGATAAGCGCTTCGAAGTACTCAATGAACTGAAAATAAAAATCCATGAGTTCGTGTTCCCACGATTTGAAATTGAGTTCACGCCTCCTAAATGCGTGTAGATCAATTTCGTTATACTTGAATCCGGTAGTTCCGTCATTCGAGCCAATTCCGGGTATGTAAAAGGTGCCTCGGTGCTTAAGGTAGTTGTATTTCTCCCTGAATACCTGAACGGAATTGAAGTAATTTGTAATGTGATCTCTGAGTTTAAACTCACGTGCGAGAGTAAGCTGACAGAGCAATTTCTCTAAATCAAATTCTTTGGCGGCTTTCTCAAGTAAATCATCATATAACAAATCGAGTGACTCTTCTTGAACATACAACCACGTGGCTTGCCAGGAAAAATCAATACATGCGTTAAAATGGAATAAAGCTTGGTACAGTTGTTGTGCTCGGAAGACTAACTTGCCGTTTTCGTCGTGGACGAGTTCCCCGTAGTCGTCCGAATCATAAAAAATAAGTGCTGCCCGAGCATTACAAAACGAATAGTATACGTCACCAATTTTGAAACACGCAGCAACCACGTTAGCTGGATACTTAACGTAGTGAGTACCGGCAGGCATGTATTTGTTCCAGTCGGGCAGCTCAAAGGGCATTCGATCCCTTATTACTGTCATTTGCATCACCGTACCCTTTTGTTTGTTAGCTATCTTCCAGTGGCCACAGGTCGTCTATGCTCGTATTCAACGCCCTCGCGATCTTTTGTGCTGTCCTCAAATTGGGCAAAGCCTTCCCGTTAACAATTTTATTGAGCGTATTTACGTTTACCCCCGCTTGTTCCGCCAGCCAGTTCTGTTTAATCCCGTTTTTATCGAGTATGTGCCTTAATTTCGAGTGTTCGCTCACAGTAATCACCACGTGACTGATTCATCGCTGGACGACCATTTTCCTGTCGTATGATACGGAAAAATCCTCGTCCAAGCATATTGCCAAGCTGCCACGTCGTATCATCCACCATCAACAAAACGATAGGCGGTGTGGTGTTATGGCATACGGTGAGAAGCGTCGAGCTGTATCGTTTAACCTCGATAATCCCCAGGAACGCGCCATGTTCGAGTACACGAAGCGCACCAACTTCAGCAAGCTCGTGAAGACGTACCTGGCGCGCGAACTCAAACGTCAGCAACCAGCGCAAACACAGCCCCAGTCATCGTCCATAACGGTGCGTGTCGGAGGTGAGTCTCGATGATCCTCATTCCAGCGTTAATGTGGGCGACGACAAATCCGATGGTCCTCGGTTACTTGGTCGCCGGCACGACAGTAGGCGCAAAGGTTCTACTAGGCGGCACTATCGGTTTACTCGCGGTACACGCAGCGGGATTCTGATAAGGAGGGGCGCATATGTCGATGTTCTCATCATCGGTGATGAACAAGGATAGTCTCGTTTGGGGTAGTGATGGGCATCTATCGCAAGCGGATAAGGCGGCGATACACGACCACTTTTCCGCGATTATCGGCATTCTACAGCACGCAGGAATGGACCGTGTGCATATCGTCGAGTTCTTACACGGCTTACTCAATAACTGGTGGGTCGACATGACGATTCACGTGTGTTCAGCACTCGCGGAGGTGGTCGGCATATGAGCGAGAACAAGTTGACCGCCGAGACGTTGGCGCTGCATGGACTATTCGGTTTCATGGGCTATAAGGCGATGGAGAAGGTTGTTACTGCGTTCTCGTTTCTTGGCTCGACAGACGGTGGCATAACGGGTGGCCACGTGCTAACTGCGGTGAGTGGTGCGGTGGGATCGGGTCTCTTCGTTCCGGTGTGCTGCGCGTTGTGTGCGGTACCGCTCATCATTAAACTGGCCGGTACGATTCGCCATCGGTACACAAAGCATCGCGAAGACTTCGGGGGTGACGAATGGTATGCCGAGTACGTTGAAGAATTGGCGCATTCCTATCGGAAAGACACGCTATAACCAGACGGTTTTCTGCAATTTCAATAAAGTCCACCACTGGAAGGTCGCAGGAGCTACCGGAAGCGGTAAGACGGAGTTCTTGCGCTACCTCGTGACGTATATGTGCATGAAATACTCGCCGGACGATGTGCAATTTGCGATCGTCGACCTAAAGAACGGCGTCAGCTTTGCACAGTTTCAATGGTTTCCACACGTACGCGGCGTCTACAAAACTGTGCCAGAGGCGGTTTCGGCGATCCATGCCGCACACGAAACGATGGTTGAGCGGCTACAGGAAGTCGAACGTCTTCGCGCTGTATTCCAACCGGAACCTGTGTATCCGCGACTCATCGTTCTCATCGATGAGGGCGGCGAATTGGCACCAGCAAACGCGGTACTCGACGAGGATAAAGAGCTACGCAAGGCCGCGATGCATTTGCTGTCGTCGGTGGTGCGAATCGGACGTGAACCGCGCGTAAATATCATCTACGGAACGCAGCGGCCGGATAATGACACGCTGCCCGTCTCGATACGCGGCCAGATGGAAGGCGTCTTCTGTTTCCGCACGGAGAACGAACTCGATAGCAAAATTGTGTTGCGTCACGAGGGTGCAGAGAAACTGCCGTGGATACCTGGGCGTTACCTATATAAGTCGCCGTTAGTCAAATACGACATCGAGGTACAGAGTCCATATATACCCGATAAGGTGCTCCGGCGCATTATTCAACCGCTGATTCGCTGCGAATCGCAACGAACCGCAACACAGCAAAGCGATGCGATGTGTACGGACAATCAGATGGCGGATGGTGATGACGGCATCGGCTTGGAAACCCGCGAAAAACGTAGGCGGTGGGGTCGTTCTGAATGAAAACTTCTTTATATGAACCGTTTTTTAAATTCTCGTTGGCTTTCGCCGCTGCTGCCCGCATTTTTTCGACTCGGCAGCTTGCGAGCCATCCGTTTATTAGCGGTTGCTCGCAACCCGTGACGCGCGCTCAGCAGTTTTTATGGGCGCATGGCGATACCTTCGAGAAGACACGAGGCGCCGGCGACAGTCCGTGGCTATGGCGCCTCACAACCGCAGCGAAACGCAAGTACGGATACACCTTTAAGTCCATTGCCGGCGACACGCAACGACGCGCGCACTGGCTCGGTCTCGGTGACTTATGGCTTGCTCTGACATACGCAGGCGGTCGACCAACGCATTGGACCACGGAACCGCATGCGCAATTTGACGTCGACTTCACCTGGAACGGTAAGCGTGTGCTTGCAGAGTATCAGCGTAGCGAATTGTCGCCGAAGCGATGGAAAGAAAAATGGGATAAACGACTCGCATGGTACGAAGCGCAGAAGTTCGACGATGAACCGTATGTGCTACTCATCGTCACGACGGAACAATCGGATGCCGCGATTAAGGCTCCGGAGGGTACGTATGTATGCCGCGACGTCCGCGACGTTCCGCGAACAATTCAACGTATGAGGTGATCGGTTTAGGGAACGGGCGAAGCAGGACGTGCATCCATTCAGTCAGACTGGCATGAAACACCTCGGCAAAGCGGCCGTTACGAAATCGGACGTTGACCGTTTGTCTGACAAGGTGGAGGAAACAAGAAGTGACCTCCATAAAGGGATCTCCGACTTGTATCATATGCATAGCAAAAACGACGAGTATCTGTTTCGGCAGATGGATAAATTGCACGACGTGGTAAATTAACAAGGGCAAATGATTAAAGAATTGGTGGACGTCATCAAGAATATGGGTGGCCTCGGCTGATACAGTCGGGGGCTTTTATTGTCTATAAAAATTAAATTTTATCACAACGTTCATAAAACAGAACGATTCATTGCGTTATAATGAACAAAGTGAAAATAAGGTAAAGAGGTGGGAATCCATGAGACAGAGTTTAAAAGCAGTGGTTTCTGCAACGGTTATTTTCGGAACGTTGTTTCCTACAACCTTTGCAGCTGTAACCACGGGACAATCTGCCGTGAAATCCACAATTACTGTAAACGGATCAACTCTGAGCAATCCTTATGAACTGGTATTGAAGGATGGGAGTACTGAAACAGCGTACATGCCCATGTACTACATTGACCAAGCTTTGAGTAAAGGTGGATATAGTCCCTCATGGAACGGAACAACTCATCAATGGAAACTAACCACTACTGGAAATGTGAACCTGTCCAAAATCAAGGTTGGTAGTGGCAACACATCGATATATGTAAACGGGAAACTTGCTAAGAAGATTAATACGGTTGTCGATGTAGATCCTGCGTCGGGTAACAAGAAAACAAAAACAACTTTCGTCCCGATTTATTACGTGCAACAGTTGCTGAAAGCTGCTGGAGTCCAGAATACCTGGAATGGGACAGACCACGTGTGGGCCGAGACTGTACCTTCAACAACTGGCGACGAGATCGTTGCGTTAGGTGATTCGATTACGTACGGGTACAATTTAGGTAATAACTTGGCTCCTTCCCAATACGCATTTCCGTTCCAAATTGGAAAATCAGACGGGAATACCCCAGTAGACGACTTGGCGCAACCTGGTTTTACCTCAAACGACGTACTATCACAATTAAGCAATCCGTCCACCGTGGAAGAGATTAGTAAGGCAAGTATTATTACTCTTGATATCGGTAGCAATGATTTATTGGGGACTGCCCAAGATATTATTGAACAAATTGAACAAAATCCGTCTTACATCCCGACCCAGGCTGATATCGCAAGCCTCCAAAACGCTTTACAGCAATTTGGTCAGAACTTGCCTAAGATTATTGCTGGTATCAGACTGCACAGTTCGGCACCAATCGTTTTATACAATATTTACGATCCGTTCCCGAGTGGAACACCATTGCATTCAATTGCTGAGGAATTTATCCCAGACGGTAATCAAGTTATTGCTCAGGTGGCATCCAACACAACTAATTGTTACCTTGCGGATGCTTACACGGCCTTTAATGGAAATCAGGACACATTGGTTCGAGTTGCTGAGTCAGATGTGCACCCGACCATCGAGGGTCAGATTGTTTTGGCACAGTTGGCCGAAAAGTCACTGGGATTACCCTTGACTCCCGCAGGTGGGGTGGCAACTGGTACTCCTACAAGTCCCGCCTCAACGAATTGATTGGACACGGTATACGGGCATATGCAATGACCGTAATCAAAGGTGAGAATGATTGTTGTGAAGGTCTCCGTCAATGGCGGAGACCTTTCTGCAACTGATGTATCGCTTATCCGCACCAAAACACCATAAAGCGAGCCATCGCAGGATTCGCCACTATCAGGATCGAACAGGCGTTCCTCTGGCGCCTAGGTGTATTAGGTATCCGAGGACTCGTCACAAGGGATGTGAGAGGGCAAGTTTTTTGTGGAAACGCAAAAAGGCCGTGTGACGACGACCGCATGCCGGCCATTTTGCGTGATCACCAAGATGAACGATTTTGGCTCGACCGCAGTGTGACGGATCTGGATGAATTGCTGACAGTGATCGGGCCGTATCCAGAAGACGATATGTACTGGTACAAGGTCGATAAGATGGTTGGTAACGTGAATAACGATTCGGAGAAGTGCGTGGAGGAAATCAAGTGATGCATTCTGACGGGAGAACCTGGACAGATCCTTAAATTTTAAGCCTAATGTTATAACAGAGACAATCGGTTGCAATACTAGAAGTCATAGAGCGAACGGAGGGCACGCTTATGGCGTTCATATCAGCAACAGTCGAAATCATTGGCACACGACCGCTTTTGTACCATTGTTTCACGCCCGATACCCTTTCCCTCGAGAAACAGGAGCGTACAGGTCGCGCAGGTAACGATCCGGAAGAGTGGAAACGTACATTCACAGCGACGTCTAGCGGACAACTGTTTCTAGATCCGTCGTACATATTCGGCTGTTTGAAGGGGGCGGGCAAGTATACAAAGAAGGCGCGAGGGTCGATTCAAACGGATTTGGTCTCCACGCTTCTGGTCACGGGCGATCGCATACTCCTCGACCGCTATATACCTGAAGATCTCAATACGATTACCCGTGACTCAGAGCAGCCGATTTACCTCGATGTACGGTCCGTGCGTAATCCCACGACGAAAGGGCGTAATATCCGGTATCGCCTGGCGTTGTCACCAGGTTGGTCCACTCAATTCAACGTGATGTGGGATAACACGTTGGTAAATCGCGAGCAGATGCGCGCGGTGTGCAATGATGCGGGTCAGCTAGTCGGACTTGGTGATGGACGGTCGATCGGCCTAGGCCGCTTCCAGGTGGTTTCGTTTGAGGTGCGTGATGCCGCGTCGGCGACCGCCTAAAGACGTTTGGATCGAGTCGATTCGTCCCGCAGTATGGAACCGTGATGGGCGCAAATGTGTGCGCTGCGGGGCGCAGGTTGCGCTCGACGACTGCCACATCGATCATATCCGGAGCGGGAAGCTCGGCGACAACACGATGAAGAACTTGCGTACGCTGTGCCGGCGATGCCACGTACTCCGCGCTGACCATCGCCATCAAGGCATGATCGCTAGTGCGTTACGTGACGGCATCATACCGCCTAATTGGCGCGAACTGGTGTGGGAAGACGACCAATAGTCGAAACGGCGCAGTGCGCGCTGTACGCCGGAATTGACCAAACCGGCGCTGATGAGACAGGTCACTGAGGCTTGGCGAGGTAGTGGCGAGGCGAGGCTAGGTACGGCGAGTTCTGGCAAGGTTAGGCTAGGTCTGGTAAGGTTAGGCACGCTATGGCGAGGGTAAAGAGGGGTGTGCTGATGCGCGCCCCTTTTTCGTTCGGGCAATCGAAAACTTCCGTATGATGGGAAAATGGCTTAACGGCGCGGATTTCCGACAATGTGACGGCATCGAAAATGACGATTTCGCCACGTTTCATAGGCCCGTACGTGGTTTATTTCGTATATAGGTGGCGCGAACGCGAGTCTCGAACAAAAGTTCAATGAATGGGCGTTTCTGTGCTGATGCGCTTTCGCTCAGCGGTTTTGCGAAAACGTCCGATTCGGTTTCTAAAGCCACTCAAAGTACACCTCGCGCCAATACATCAATATCGGTTGACGCACATTTACCACCTTCTTCCCGACGCATTTACTGATCAGAGTACCGGGTTTTCAGTTTTAGAGACAAAGGAAAAAAGAAAAAATAATTTATTGAGACGGTTTTTGTGGGAACAAATGTAAAAAATAATGTACCGCAGTATGCCCAACTGAAAGCGAGTGACGATATCAATGGTATCGCAATTGGTTCACGATCATGATGGGGAAACAGTGGATTACGCGTTGCGTAAGGTTCGACATGCCAGCTAAGGTCTCTGACCTTTTAGATTCACGTGTGGCCGACTGGCAATGACGTCACAGTTAGGATACAGCGGCCGCAGGAGACAGTCCATCACCTACAGGAGAATCCAAGGTCGTATTGGAGACATCCCGTGCCGATGCCTTCGAAAACAGGTCCGTCGGTTCCCAAATCCGACTCATTCCCTACGCATCAACTCACCCACTTGCAATCCTCTGGCTGTTTATCGAAAACGAAGCCCTTGAACGATACATGACGGAGATAGTGCAAGTCAGTCCGCTCCAGGTACTGCACACGGCAACATAGACGCGGCTCAATCCACTGAACTCCTTTCTCCTCATGTGTATGCAACTGCTTTGCTATACCGAGAAACGCATGCCGCTCCTCCGGCTTAAATCCGAACTCAACGGTCGCGACGCGCTTGTTCTGCACCGTGGGGAAATTGAGCCCGACGATAAGACCAAACTGCGGATTCATCCGGTATCCAAGGATCACCGTGTCGATTTGTCGCCAGTTCTTCACCTTTATCCACTGTGTTGACCGGGTGTCTATCGCGTATTTGGAGTCGAGACGCTTGGCAACAATGCCTTCCCATCCCCACTCTTCAGTACCTTTTTTTAGACGTATACCGTCACCGTGCACGCCCATCGTGGGCACAATGATATCAGAAGGGTCTAGGATGTCCGTAAGTATCTTCTTGCGCTCACTCAGCGGTAATCCGGTGCGATCCTGGCCGTCGTAAAGCACGTCAAAGGCCACGAAGGTCACTGGATGTGTGGATACTGCCTGAGCGATCCGACGTTTATCCGGAATTCGCCCACGGAATTGGAAATCGTCGAATATCGAACGATTATTGCGGATACACACACCCTCGCAGTCGAGTATAGCTGCATCGGCCTTGATTGCCCGCCGCACGGCCTCGAGTTCAGGGAATTTGGCGGTCACGTTGCGACCATTCTTCGTGAATGCCTCGATACGGTCACCCTGCTTGTGAAGCAGGATTCTCCATCCGTCCCACTTAGGCTCAAAAATATATCGTTCATCATCAAACGCTTCTGGCTTAAGAGTCAGGAGCATCGGCTTAATCGGGGTAAATAACATGACTATCACCTACATATCATTGTTACAATGATTTACAAAAAGGTACATAGGTGGTTAA
This window encodes:
- a CDS encoding DNA ligase translates to MLFTPIKPMLLTLKPEAFDDERYIFEPKWDGWRILLHKQGDRIEAFTKNGRNVTAKFPELEAVRRAIKADAAILDCEGVCIRNNRSIFDDFQFRGRIPDKRRIAQAVSTHPVTFVAFDVLYDGQDRTGLPLSERKKILTDILDPSDIIVPTMGVHGDGIRLKKGTEEWGWEGIVAKRLDSKYAIDTRSTQWIKVKNWRQIDTVILGYRMNPQFGLIVGLNFPTVQNKRVATVEFGFKPEERHAFLGIAKQLHTHEEKGVQWIEPRLCCRVQYLERTDLHYLRHVSFKGFVFDKQPEDCKWVS
- a CDS encoding ParM/StbA family protein; protein product: MSGGDCIVQLVAVDTGRSGTKVVTDGMRDYFPSVLGEFRELRLERKMNRTDMVIEYKDQRYYVGEVARDESVSGAQMMVKTKAHQDTKIFALAALHHVVPNGAHLFVVTGEPIDNHTAGEKLRMKQLLLGSHDITVNGEEKHFDIVRVEVAAEGATAGWALHRPGRYHIVDAGSRTVNFATMDGGRWIDRLSGSMDFGLETGQNISLSMFARMTIAELSRRVGSLAPIVLVGGKADALVEYMEQYTSDVEAHPDPLYANANAFYALGVKALETATAQQ
- a CDS encoding HNH endonuclease signature motif containing protein — encoded protein: MPRRRPPKDVWIESIRPAVWNRDGRKCVRCGAQVALDDCHIDHIRSGKLGDNTMKNLRTLCRRCHVLRADHRHQGMIASALRDGIIPPNWRELVWEDDQ
- a CDS encoding FtsK/SpoIIIE domain-containing protein — translated: MPSTLKNWRIPIGKTRYNQTVFCNFNKVHHWKVAGATGSGKTEFLRYLVTYMCMKYSPDDVQFAIVDLKNGVSFAQFQWFPHVRGVYKTVPEAVSAIHAAHETMVERLQEVERLRAVFQPEPVYPRLIVLIDEGGELAPANAVLDEDKELRKAAMHLLSSVVRIGREPRVNIIYGTQRPDNDTLPVSIRGQMEGVFCFRTENELDSKIVLRHEGAEKLPWIPGRYLYKSPLVKYDIEVQSPYIPDKVLRRIIQPLIRCESQRTATQQSDAMCTDNQMADGDDGIGLETREKRRRWGRSE
- a CDS encoding GDSL-type esterase/lipase family protein, whose product is MRQSLKAVVSATVIFGTLFPTTFAAVTTGQSAVKSTITVNGSTLSNPYELVLKDGSTETAYMPMYYIDQALSKGGYSPSWNGTTHQWKLTTTGNVNLSKIKVGSGNTSIYVNGKLAKKINTVVDVDPASGNKKTKTTFVPIYYVQQLLKAAGVQNTWNGTDHVWAETVPSTTGDEIVALGDSITYGYNLGNNLAPSQYAFPFQIGKSDGNTPVDDLAQPGFTSNDVLSQLSNPSTVEEISKASIITLDIGSNDLLGTAQDIIEQIEQNPSYIPTQADIASLQNALQQFGQNLPKIIAGIRLHSSAPIVLYNIYDPFPSGTPLHSIAEEFIPDGNQVIAQVASNTTNCYLADAYTAFNGNQDTLVRVAESDVHPTIEGQIVLAQLAEKSLGLPLTPAGGVATGTPTSPASTN
- a CDS encoding helix-turn-helix transcriptional regulator; translated protein: MGKPTKLKLALVHAGILQEDLMRMTGIPRNTISRIANGTVPTLRHAQKIARALGTTVDELWPLEESEHED
- a CDS encoding SOS response-associated peptidase family protein, which gives rise to MPAILRDHQDERFWLDRSVTDLDELLTVIGPYPEDDMYWYKVDKMVGNVNNDSEKCVEEIK